A genomic stretch from Diprion similis isolate iyDipSimi1 chromosome 1, iyDipSimi1.1, whole genome shotgun sequence includes:
- the LOC124407588 gene encoding acyl-CoA Delta-9 desaturase — translation MQEDVPPTKREMHWPTVLWYIYLHALGIWGLWLLIFEAKWLTVIFAAVITLTAMLGITLGAHRLWAHSSYTASWSLRLFLMLAHTLAGAGNIYDWVLFHRIHHRFYGTNIDPYNHNKGFLYSHVLSNVMTPHLEMEKHVRDIDMRDVDLDGFVYLQRRFYWILMPIFGLLLPINAPAEYWGESVMNSIFILGFLRLALTVNVSWLINSASLIWGLKPGQKYPPDENSIFLVRKSYWPHYHYTLPWDYKSGEFGTYDRGCSTTILKIWETLGLASGLKTATSEDIRNALAKAAIDGVKMEDCLRDVYKSAEEETKKTQLAFRH, via the exons ATGCAGGAAGACGTACCGCCCACGAAGAGGGAAATGCACTGGCCAACAGTTCTCTGGTACATTTATCTGCACGCCCTCGGGATTTGGGGTCTCTGGTTGCTCATCTTCGAGGCAAAATGGCTGACGGTGATATTCG CCGCTGTAATCACGCTCACAGCGATGTTAGGAATTACTCTTGGGGCTCATAGACTCTGGGCTCATTCCAGCTACACTGCCTCCTGGTCTCTAAGGTTGTTTTTGATGCTGGCTCACACTCTAGCAGGCGCG GGTAACATCTATGACTGGGTGCTTTTTCACCGTATTCACCATAGGTTTTACGGTACGAACATTGACCCGTACAATCACAATAAAGGATTTCTGTACAGCCATGTTCTGAGCAACGTGATGACCCCTCATCTCGAGATGGAAAAACACGTGAGAGACATTGACATGCGGGACGTCGACCTCGACGGTTTCGTATATTTGCAAAGGAG GTTTTACTGGATCTTAATGCCGATCTTTGGTCTATTGCTGCCGATAAACGCGCCGGCTGAGTACTGGGGTGAATCTGTGATGAACTCGATATTCATTCTGGGATTTTTGCGGCTAGCACTCACCGTGAACGTGTCTTGGCTGATCAACAGCGCGAGCTTGATATGGGGCCTGAAGCCAGGACAGAA atatccacCGGACGAAAACAGTATTTTTCTAGTGAGGAAATCATACTGGCCACATTATCACTACACGCTGCCATGGGATTATAAAAGCGGTGAATTTGGAACATACGACCGTGGCTGCAGTACGACGATTCTCAAAATTTGGGAAACTCTTGGCCTAGCATCAGGTCTGAAAACCGCGACAAGCGAGGACATCCGGAATGCACTGGCTAAAGCAGCTATCGATGGAGTTAAAATGGAGGATTGTCTTCGGGATGTTTATAAATCAGCTGAAGAAGAAACTAAGAAAACACAGCTAGCTTTCAGACATTAG